AGCCCGTTTGGCAGAACATCCTACGCGTCACAAACTGCTGGAGGCTATTATGCGGCGCGCCTTGCAATTCTTGATTACCTGCAAAAAAATAAGCGCTGTGCGCGTGCGCTTGTTTTGAGAAAGATTACGCGCGACTACTTCCTGCCGCTTGGCGTATGGCAGGTGCGCGAGAACATGCGAAAAGCTTTCAATTTTGAACGCCGATTTGACACACTTGAATCAGGGCTTTTATACGCAAAAACGCTTCTTGGCATTGACCCAACACCAGTTCTAAACGCGAGCAAACTCATCGCCGCTCACAAACAACCAACACTTAACACATATTTCTAAGAAATGTTTATTCTAGTGATTCTTCAATCCGTTTTTGGATTTCTTTTCTTCTTCTTGGATTGAGTGCCACTTGCAATCCATAATTCGTTTTCTTTTGAATTAGTAATCCTTCTTTTATGAGTGTTTTCCCGTTTTGTAGATAATCTCCACTAAGATATGCCGGAACTCCTTTTTTTAAGTGCTCGAAATCAGTGTGTTTTCCGCCCCAGACCCGACGCCGATTGAGTCTTGTGAGTATATCATCTTGGATTTGTTTGTCTGTTAAGATTATTCTTCGTTTCGAATCGTGCACGTGTATTTTAAAACATCTACCTATTAAAGGTTTATTATACTATACTTTCAAAGGGTAAATTTATATACCTTATAACGATATACCGTTACTATGGAGAAATCTGTTCTCGTTGAATATCTAGGAGATAGTCCTATTATTAGAATTGTTGATTTTTTAGTAGAGAACAAATTATTTGACTATTCTAAAAAACAAATTATGGAAGAAATAAACCTATCAAAAGCCACCTTCTTTAAATATTTCCCTAAATTGGAAAAGATAGGTATGGTTAAAATTTCTCGGGTGTTTGGTAAGACGAAACTATACAGAATAAATATGAGTAGTGCTGTTGTTAGCAGCATTATACAGTTGGAATTAGCATTAGCTAAAGAATATGCTGATAACGTTGATGCTCAAATTTTAAGTTTATCTTGAATAGGTATCAGGGCTGTGGTCAGTATCTATTAATGTTTAAGCACTTTTTAAACCAACACGTTAATAATTGTTTTTATCCTTTCTAACAACTAGTATGAATCTCACGGACGTTGCGCGCGTTATTGTTGCACTCAGCATCACACCCCTTACTGATACGCTTGTGCTTCGCGTGTTTTCTGCAGGCGTGTACGCGCTTGTTGGGCTCTTTGTAGTATCGGTTCTCAATAAATTTATTCGTTCAATCTTACGTGACAAAGAAGTCGCCTCAATGTTTGCACGCGTTGGCATAACCCCCCACATTCTTGATTTTACTGCAAACATTATCCGCTATTACCTTTACTTTATTGTTTTACTCGTTGTGCTCGGACGCCTTGGCGTGTCAAGCGTGCTTATGGACATTCTGGTGTTTGTCCTTATTATTGCAGTGGTTGTTGCAGCAGCACTTGCACTAAGAAATATTATACCAAACGCAGCAGCAGGAATTTATATCTCATCAACAAACATTATCAAACGAGGAGATTCAATAGAAGTTGCAGGCGTGAGCGGCAAAGTTCGTGAAATCGACCTTGTTCACACAGTTCTTGACAAGAACAAAAGTGAAAAAATTATTATCCCAAATACAATGCTCATAAAACATAAACTCATCAAGAAGTGAAGACCTATGGTAAAAGCATACATCCTTGCCACCGTTAAACCGGGAACAGAAAGTTTTGTTGCAGAAAAACTCAACCGACTCAAAGAAGTTGAAGATATAGACATTGTGTATGGGGACTATGACATCATCTTCAAAGTGAAGACAAAAACCCTAGAAGACTTGCGCTCATTTACTGTTGAAACGCTCAGGCGCATCAAACACATCCAGAACACGACAACGATGATAACAACATAATGATACTTGAACAATACCTTCAACCCGTGTATGATGCAGTAATTAGTATCACGCAGCTCTACGGCTTGCCCGGCTTTTTTGTTGCAATGATACTCCAATCAATTATTGCACCAATACCCTCAGAAGCCCTTCTTATTCTTGGCGGTGCAAGCTTCGGCTGGTTGTGGGGGGGCATTATTGGCAGCCTTGGCGAAACAGCAGGTGCTGTAATTGGGTTTTATATTGCACGAAAAGGAGGCAGACCCGTTGCAGAACGCTTTCTTGGCAAAACCGTGTTTGATTTTGCAGACAAATGGTTTGACTTGTATGGCGCAAAAGCAGTTATTATTGGCAGGCTCATACCAGTAGTCCCTTTTGATGCGGTAAGCTATGGTGCGGGCATGACAAAAATAAAATTCAGCGTTTTTATCATTGCTACTGCAATCACAAGCTTTCCTCGCGCGTTCTTTTTTACCCTGCTTGGTGATTTTGTTGCAGACACCATCCTGCGCGAAGGATTTATCAGCGGGTTTAACAAAGCATTCATCCTTATTGGAAGCATTGCCCTCACATTGTTTGTCTTCCAGCACGTGATTTCGAGAAAAATGAAAAAACAACCACTTATCTCATTCTCAAAAATTCGCGGATTTGCTAAAACATACCTGACAAAAAAGAGCAACAGGGATGAAGAGCAATGAACATACTTGTTTTAAGCGCGCACAGTGATGATGCCATTCTTGGCGTTGGCGCAACTATGGCAAAATACGTTGCAGAAGGACATCGCGTGCTTGTTGTGATTTGCTCAGCAGGAGAATCATCACCCGCATGGGCGCGTAACAAAAAAGAGCTGGTCAAAACACGCATTAATGAGGCAATTGCCGCAGACCACGTGCTTGGCGTTACTGACACTATTTTTCTTGGACAAAAAGACACTAAACTTACCTCGCGCCGCGATTATCTGAGTAAAAAAGTTGCATACCTGTTTGAGCGCTACAAACCCCAAAAAGTGTTTGTCCACCACGCAAACGACCTGCACCCGGACCACCGCGCCGTGTTTCTCGCGTGCAAGCGCGCTCTTGAAAAAACACGGCTTGAAACCGAAGTGTACGGTTTTGAAGTCAACTCGTGGTTCACGCCGTTTGTTCGCGAAAACCAAATCATGATTGACGTGAGCGCGTACCATCATAAAAAAATGGAAGCACTCAAACACTTCCCCTCACAACAATACCTCATCTACATTCTCAAACCATTTCTCTACGTCAAATCCCTCTACTATGGTCTCGTGTACGGCTTTAAATATGCAGAACAATTCTACACCTACACAACACCAAACTAACGAAGAGTTTATGAGTACAAACCACCCCCAAAAAAAGGTAATGGGCGGGGACATTGAAGCAGTTGTGCAAAGCGTTTGGAACGCTACCACGTTTGACGTGCTTCTTGTTGAAGATGAAGCGCTTGAACGGGTTAATCCTGACGGCAGTTACTTCGACTCGTTTTACCTGCGCGATGGGTTTCTTACCAAATCAGTGTATGACGAAATCAAAACAGGACTAACCGGGTTATTTAAAAAGATTGACGCCGACCTCACTCTATTTGATGAGGATGCGCTTATTGCAAAATACGAGCCGGAAATTCTTGATTTCTGGAACGCGTATGGCTTTCTTTGTGAACCCAATATGCGCGGCTATCTTGACCCGGGCCAAGGTCACGCGTTTATTATTGATGAAACACATGCAGTACTCCACGCGCTCGCGCGCACGGGGTTTACTGACTATTTGAAAAACGAACAAGAAAACACGGCTAAGAATCATGCACCAGACCTTGGAGGGAAACTTGAAAACAGCGTTCAAAAAAAAGAAGAGGACAAAACCTATGAAGACAACGGACCTGAAACACTTGAGCATCTTATCAAAAAAGCAGAAGGCAGTCCGCACAATGATGTGCTGATTGCTGATTTTGTTGTAGATGACGTGTTTTGCTTTGATGACGACCCTGACGCTGACTTTGTCATACTCAAAAGAGCAGACGAGCCGCAAGAAGAAAAATCATACATGATGCTTTGCGCCCACGAAGGCTATCGTGACCGCACACACCAGGTGTTTACTGATTTTATGCAAGCCATGCGCAATGATAAAGCGGACAAGCGCGCATTTTACTACATTAAAGGATTTGTCGCGCTCAGCGAACTCTTTGATGATCTTGGCGACTTGTTGTACAATTCAAATGACGGGGCCATCAACATGCTCAACTATGGCGAAGGTTATGTTGGCAAGCTTATTAATTATTTTGAGCAGGTGGCAAAACACTTTGCTAATCGCACAGACTCTGAAGAAATCGACCTTGTCCACACGGTTCTTATCAATGCATACTATAGACAGGCCTTAAGCGTAAGCGGCCTTGCGCGCGACCTGCTCTCTTCAAAAGACTTGCGCTACCTTGCAGAACTCAAAGACGTGCACGAGCAAGAAGATAAACGCAGAAAAACGCGTGCAAAAAAACTTCTCTAGTGCAGTATCTATGGTTTTAAATACGATTACGCTGTCTATAGCTACTGACCATGCGAAAACTCTTGTTTGTTCCAAGTGGCGTTGGTCTTGGACATGCGACGCGCACTCATGCCATTATTAACAAAATCAAAAAACATGCTGAATACAAAATCGCATCATATGGTTCAGCGCTCAAATATTTTGAGAGGCAAGGATTCTCACCTGTTGGGCTTCGCGGTTTTGACTATCATGGCGAGTACTCGTTTGAACTGCTTAAAACCCTAGTAAAAGAAGCAGACCTTTTTTTCAAGCTTGCAGGCGATTACTTGCGAATCTCAAAACTCCAAAAAGACTACCCGTTTGATACCATAGTTTCAGACTCCGACCCTATTGGGCTTATTTCTGCGAACTTTCTTAAAACGCGAAGCGTGCTGATTGAAAACCTGCAAGGCGCGATTCGAGAAGCAAAATTCGTGCCAAAACGATTTCAAGAAGGCCTTGGCTACCAACTCGCGTTCTTAGAACAGATTGACCACTACGTTGTGCAATACGTTGATGACGTAATTGTTCCTTCATTTGATAAGACCCCCTTTAAGATGAGTAAAAAACACAATGTTGGACTGGTTATTAACCCAACCTTTGATGAACAAGCTTTGCGAAGCTCAGCAAAACAGGATTACATATGCGTGCCAATACCGGGCTCAACACTTACGTATGACATTGTCAACCAGTTGCTTCACGTGTTCAAGCGGTTTCCAAAAGAGAATTTCTTTCTTTTAAACTTCCCAACAAAAACCATTAAGCGCGTTGGAAACGTGTACTTGTTCCCGCTTCTTGGCGAGGACGAAGTTCTCTCATACCTGCACGGGGCTAAAGCAGTTATTAGTTTTGCAGGATTTTCAACACTCACAAACATTGCGTACCTTAAAAAGCCGTCACTCATCTTGCCACTTCCAAACCACATTGAGCAAGTTGCAAACGCCACGTTCTTCAGGCGAAACAAGCTTGCAGAAGTTGTGTACCCGCGAAAAGGCTATGACAAGGACCTTGTTGAAAAAGCGCTTACGCGCGTGCTCAAAGAAGCAAAAACGTACTCAGAAAATATTGAAGCAATGCGTTTTGACTTTAATGGGGCGCAAAGAGCAGCACAACTACTTCTCAAAGAGCAGTGAGGCTTGCTTTTTTGGCTACAGAATCGCATAACATTTCAACCCAATCTAAGAATGTTTTGAGCTCAGCTTTTGAGAATGTTTTTGAATTCTTCCACGAACTTACGCGCACCCCGTTCTCTATTTTTTCAATTCTGCAACGCGTTATGTGGCGCATAACATAGTACGCGTCGTAGATTTTTCTTTCAATCTCCATGCGCTCAAACATGTCCTGGTTCAGGTCTTCAAACGTTTCATCACCGCTAACGGGCAGGTCTTTTTCTAAAATAAGTATGACCTTGCTCAAGGCATTCATTGCTGAAATCAGGTTTTCAATAAACTGTTTTACACTTGTTTCTGAAAGCATGTCAAAGTTGTCAAGCATTTTTCTTGCTTTTTCAACCTCAAGACGAGCCTTCTTAAGATTATACCTTATTTTCTGTTCTGTCATTGTGCACGTGTTTCTCCAAATCGGTGATAAGATGCGATGTTTGCTTAATATACGCACGCAATGTTGAAACATCAATGCGTGCTAGATTAAATCCACCACTCATAACATAAAAATTATTCCCTTTTTGCACGTAATGCGTGGCTTCTGCTCCAATGTTTTGCAGTTCTGTCAATGCTAAGAGCATACCACTATCCTCTTTTGTCAATCCAAGAGTCTGTGCGTATTCTTTGATAAAAACGCGCACGCGCAAGCCCGTATCTTCTGGAATGCTTGTGCGATTCTTGACAAATTGCTCGTACTCCAAAAATGAGTTAATGCCCAAAAATGCTGCTTCGCACACGTGTCTTACTACTGAGATAATGATTTTGTAGTCTCCAAGAAGTTTATACGTTACGTTAAGCAAGTGGTCTGCAAGATAGATTTCTTTTTTTCCCTGTGCAAAGTCGTCAAAGACCTTCATCTCCACACTATTATTCTCGCACATGAGATTAAAATCATTTTACGTTCTCAAACACAACGACTTCGCGCCCAATTTTTGTTCCTTCATGCTCGTAAGCAACGCGCGCACGCTCAAAAAAAGGGTGCTTGAAAGATACGCGCAGCACATCTCCTTCACGTGTCTTAAAATAGGGAAGCACAAACACGATTCGCCCGCCTTTTTTGAGCACAATTGCAATTTGCTCAAACACGCGTGCGTACAAATCCTCAAGCCCGCGTGCAATGCGGTGTGCTTGTTTTTTGGTAGGGATTTTGTCAAGAAACTCGCCCATGTAGGGTTCTGATACTACCACATCACATTCCATCACATGGTCTGCAAGTTGTGTGCTGTTTTGTTCAATGATTTCCCAATTTCCGCGCTTAAGCCAGTGCAAATTTCTTCGTGCTTTTTTTGCGGTAAGCGAGTCTTTTTCAATACCTATCACGCGCAAGCCCTTAAGCGTTGCTTCCTGCAACACCACACCAACCCCGCAAAACGGGTCAAGAAGCACGTCTTTTTTCTGTGCGTTACTAATATTAATCATGATGCGTGCAAGCCGTGCTGATGAAGCTATCATAAAATCGTTGACTGGCTTTTTTTCTTCGCGCTGCACTACTTCATCAGGGTTATATGCTGCAATTGTTTTTGCTAAAAACCCATCGCATACGACCGCGTCAAGCAAGCGATATTTGTTTACCACGCTTGGGCGCTCGCTCTCGCGCTTGTAAATTGCTTTAAGCTTTTGTTTGACAAACTGTTTTTGCAGGGTTTTTCTGAGTGCTTCTCCATATCCATCCTTGTCGTAATCGCTTAGCCCCCAATAAAACGCGTTTTTCTTTCCTTTATAATGGATTTCATCAACAATCTCACAAATCTTAACTATTCCCCCCAGGGTTGCAATGTCTGGTTTTTTGTCAAGCTCAAGAATCACGCATTTCTCGCTTTTGTGAATCGGTTTTTTCTCATATACTGTTTCTAACTCTAAGTGTGACAATTGTGGATTTCTTCCTAAAACAAATAAGTATGAGGACATAAAACTATGAGGCGCACCACCTCTTAAAATACCTTATTACTATGAGAGTATGGTGTCTGCTGCAGGGTCAAACCCATCTTTTGCAATAGCCCAGTGCAATTCAAGCAAAGGATACTCTTTTTTTTGATAGGCAATAATGTCTAGGATAACCTGTGGGTTGTTAATTGCAGCCCATGACGCATCACCCCACCTCATTTCAAAACCGGTTTCTTCACGAACAAGGGTTGAAAGAACGTTTTTTGGCAGGTATGCTTTGAACGTCTTGTTCACGTCAGCGCGAAACGCGTCAACAGTTTTGTAGAGCGCATTCAAATCATCGTGCGCGCGCGAATTTTTTACGTCAAAAATCAAAAGACACGCGCCCTGTTCTGTAATGTATTCCTGCGCGCGTTCCACGCACGCTTCAAGGCTCATACCTTTTTCTTTTTTCATTAGTTCCACTCTCCAAGCGCATCATTTCTAAATTCAAGTTCCACGGTATTCACTATTTTTGTTTTGAAAAACTTGGAATTAGCCATATCAATTGTCTTGTCAATTAACACACCTTTTTTCTTGCACTGAACTAAAAATTTGTCATAGTCTTTAACAAAAAACGCAATATGTTCGATGCCGGAACGCAACTGCTCCTTTTTTGCATCCGGTTTTGGCTCAAACACTTCAATTTTAGGAATTACAATATCATCCACGATAAATGGTTCATTAAAATAATACACGTTATTTCTCCGTTCATGAATACGTTCTGCATGAATCAATTTCGCGTATTTGTCTAACAGCTCGTGGGACGCGTCAAATTCCGCAGCACTCATTGCCTGAAAACCAAGATGGTCACATGAAAAACGTGCATCTTTAAGATTCACCAAAAACGTTTTTCCAACACGCAGCACTAAGGGTATATATGCGTTGAGAAAATCCTGCATCACATCAGAAGATATAAGCACGTTAGCGCCCATATACTGGCTAAGACCTGCCTGTTTTATAGCTTTTATTGCTATCCACTATGATGAGTAAAAAGCTTTAAAAACCCCTTTTTCTTTTACCACACTACTTATGGCACGACTTAGAAGCGGAAGCTGTTATCGAACAATCAAACGCCCGTTTACGCGTAAATCAAAGTATCGCGCGAAATCCTTTGTTCGCGGCGTGCCGAACTCAAAAATCGTGAAATTCGAGCTTGGAAACACTAAAGCAAAATTCTCGCACTCAGTGCATCTTGTCTCAAATGATTCAATGCAAGTTCGACACAACGCTCTTGAATCAGCACGACTTGCAGTCAACAGATATCTCACAAAATATGTGGGCAAAGACAACTACCACTTGATTATCCGCGTCTTTCCACACCACGTGCTTCGCGAGAACAAACTCTTAGCAGGGGCCGGAGCAGACCGATTCCAGTCAGGAATGAAAAACCCGTATGGAAAACCAACCGGCATTGCAGCGCAAGTACGCAAAGGCCAAGAAGTCATCACGGTTCGCCTCAACGAACAACACGTGCAAAAAGCGCGTGAAGGACTTATCCGCGCATCAAAAAAGATGCCCATTACTGCGCGCTGTTCAGTTGCGCAAAATAATAACTAACTTTCTTTTATTCACGAAATCATTATAAGCTTTGAGATTTTCTAGTTGTGCGGGGAAATGGCAAAGCTTATTGCATGGTTTAAAGACATAGACTCGAATAATTCCCACGAAGTTGGTGAGAGCCTTGCAAAACTAGGAGAACTCTACTCATCAAACTTTCCAGTAAACCTTGGCTTTGTTATTACCACCAGCGCGTTTGATGAGTTTTCAAATGCAAATGGTCTTTGCAAAAAACTTGCTGACATCACTTCCCAAGCACGCCTTAATGATTCAAACAGTATTCTTGAAGCAAGCAAACGCGCAACAGAACTTATTATGAACGCAACGGTTCCCGCATACGTGCAGGACCGCGTGCTCTCAGCATACCACAATCTTGAAACAGGTGGTGAGCGCTTTGCAGCGCTCAACTCAACCGCGTATGCTATGATTAGTGCGGGGCGCGCGAGAACTCCGCAAGTCCAGATTACCTCCTCACTATGTTCTGAAGCAACAAGAGGGTACTCATTTGGAGGAACACGAAAAACAATTTCAAATATTCAAGGTGATGAAGCCCTTGTTCACGCGCTCAAACGCGCGTGGAGTGCGCTCTATGAACCGCAAGCGATTTACTATTTCAAAAAGCATGGCTTTCATGAAGGTTCAATTGCCGTATGCGTGCAAAAAATGGTTGATGAAGAACAATCAGGTATTGCATTCTCAACCAACCCTCTTACTCAGGAAAAAGAAGTTGTGGTTGAAGCAATTTGGGGCTGGGCGCGACCTCTTGAAGAGGGAACAATCACACCAGACTCGTACACGGTTGGCCCTGAGCATTTACAAGTTGTTGAACGCAAAATAAACCGACAAGAATGGCTTCTCACACGAGACCTTCGCACTATGAAAGAAACAAAAAAAGAACTCTCAACTGAGCGAAGCAATTCAGCAGTGCTTACTGATGATGTGATAAAGCGTGTTGCACACCTTGCAAAAAAAGTTGAGCGGCACTTCCTCAAATCCCACTTCATCCGATTTTGTGTTATTTCAAACCGCGTGTACCTCACCGGCGTGCACGAACTTCTCCCGCCCCGTTCGCAAGGAAGTGCTGAACTTCAATCAGGCATGCAAAAAGTTGCAAGCGGAGTATCCGTATCACAAGGAAGCGCTACTGGTACGCTACGCATTGCAGGAACTGCTGACGCACTCTTCTCGCTTCCCGCAGACACCGTGCTTGCTGTTAAAACGCTCTCACCAAAACTTATTGCCCACCTTGAAAACATTGTAGGAATTGCAAGCTTGCACGGTGGGCTTGGGTCTGAACTTGCTATTCTTGCGCGTGAACTTGCAAAACCCATTGTTACCCAATCAACTGATTTTACCAGTCTTGACGAGAATGATACTATTCTTCTTGATACGCAGAGTGCATCACTTTACAGCGTACAAACACCTGCGCCACCATTAGAATCGCACAACTCATTTGAAAACGCGTTTCCTGCACCGTCATTTCTTGACACTGAACAAAACATGACACAACCACTACCTGCACAACCAAGCACGGAACCGTCATTTGTGCCAAAACCACTTTCACCACTCTTAGCAACAAAACCTACTTCAAGCGCGCTCACGGTTGGATTCAGCTCAGCTGAAGGAATATTTCTCCAAGAACTCATCGCGCTTTGCACGCGCTTTGGTGTGAACATGCATATTGCAACCACGAAAAAAGAAGAATCAAAACTAACACCACAACCGCAAGAAGAGCAAGCATCAAAAAACCAGCAGTTCATGCCTTTTTGGTAACGTTTATAATAAGTGGTGAGCATAATCAAGAATTTCGCTCTCACTAATTGCACACCCATTAAGTTTTAGACCCCATAACAGTCCTTCTAACACTTTTGAACGCTTTTCAGAAATGTTGAGAATTTGCTCTTCTTGCTCATAATCTTTAAAATAGTCATTGTCAAACGCAAGCGCGACAAGTTCAGTGCTTCGAAACACACGCAATCCACTGCAGCACTCAGAGAATCTTTGAAGCGCGCTTTTATCAAGGCTTACGGGCGTGTGCAACTTGTTTTTCAAATGTGTTTGCAGGCTTGCAGGATTTTCAACAAGCAAGCGCGTTGTGCGCTCGTCAACAAGAATGGTCGCCTCTTTGAGCAGGGTTGCAAGCGCAATTACTTCTGCTTCTCCCCGATGAATAATGTGAAGCGGATTATTTTTTGCAATCAACACGCGATTTGCCTCTTTAAGCACGCGCTCGGTCATGTCTTGGAGTTCTTTTGGTTGTTTGAGCAGGATATATCCTTTTTTGAGGAGTTCAAGCAAGCGAAAACCCTCTGTTCGAAACTTTTTTGACGTGATGGCGCGTTCAATACTTTCACTCATCACGCTTGGTCCAATCACAAATTCAACGTCAAAATCTTCTCTCAAACGCTTAAACAAACTCAGCATACAGTTTGAGGACAGGCTGATAAGGGTTGACGAATCCATAACAAGACTGTGCGTCATGGTTTCACCTTTCGCGGCTTAAATACGTCCTTGACTTGTTTGAAGCGTTGTTTGATATGTTCACTCACTGCTTCTTTATAGTCGCTTGTGCGCGTTTGCCCTAAATATTGCATGGCATCCCACTTGCTTACACCCATTAATTCAGCAACGCGCCCAAGACTTACCCCATGTTCGTACACTTTCCACGCCTTTTGCACTTTTGCCTTTTCTAAGACATGCTGGATGTGTTCTGAAAACTTCTTGTCTGCAGAATTGATTTGGCGCGTGATAAGCCGATACCCTTTGTCAATGTTTTTTTCATCATTTGCTTCAAGTGAGCGAACCACAAGACGAATGTCTGTGATGATTTCACTCCAAAAACGCTCCCACATGCGCGCGTTTTTCTCAAACTTGTAGCGCTCATGTATTTTTGAGAGCGCGTATACAAGAATACCGGTTCTAACTGAGTACTTGTCTTGAAACACGCTTGCATTATGAATGATGTGATTGCTCCACTCCTTAATCTCAGCAGAATCCTGAGTTTCAATGCCATGCAACACATGTTCAAGAACGTCTTTGATATCAGTAAAGATTTCTGCACGCTTACGATGCACCATACCCTGCATACGCGCATTATGTGATTTTAAGAATTGCGTTCAACACGTTACCCTTATCCGCAGCACCCTGCTCCGCCACCACACGACTCGCAACTGTTTTGAATGTCATTTGGATTGTCAATGCTAAACCCTGCGCTCAACTCATCCTCAACATAATCAATTGTTGCGTGTTCAAGAAACGTTGCGATATCTGCGTTGTACACTACTTTGAGCTCAGGCACACCCTCATACGCGTGCGTTTCAAGCGTGTCATCATTATGCCGCGTATTTGAAAGCGAAATATTAGTTCTTCCTGTAAAGAGCACGCGCACGTATAACGTATCCTCATTCAGTTCCTTTTTCTTGCTTTCAACGATTTCAAGAAGTTTTTCGTGCGCGCTTTTTGTAACATACAGCTTGTTTTTCATATCAGGTTCACCCACAGCAACCAGCACCCCCACTGCACCCATTGCAGGCCTTTCCTGCGTATGGACTGGTAAGCGCTAAGCGGTATTGTCCAAGCATGTCAGGAAGGTAGTGGAGCTTAATTGCTTTTTCCTGCAATGCTCTTGCAGTTATGTTGTCTGCAATTATTTCAAGACCCCCCACAACAAGTTGCTTGTCAAGCGCGTCTTTTTCATTATCAACTGCGGTTTTAAAATCTCCACTTGGGCGGTCATAGACAATGCGCAAGTATGCAGTGTCAAGATTTTTGCTCTTTTTAATCTTGCGCACTTTTTTTTCAACACCAGACAATGCTTCGAGCGCTTCTTGTGTTATTTCGAGCTCTAAGAGACCTCCTTCAAGAACATCAGCCATATTAAACTATGCACACAATCACTATAAAAACATTTTCACAATTGTTAAGTTCTGTTATTCTTTCAGGTGTTTTGCTGGGATGTACATAAGATTTCCGCGTTCATCTGTTGCACCGCAACGAGTAATCATTATAGCCATGTCATGTTCTTTTGA
Above is a genomic segment from archaeon CG10_big_fil_rev_8_21_14_0_10_43_11 containing:
- a CDS encoding AsnC family transcriptional regulator, yielding MVKAYILATVKPGTESFVAEKLNRLKEVEDIDIVYGDYDIIFKVKTKTLEDLRSFTVETLRRIKHIQNTTTMITT
- the rpl10e gene encoding 50S ribosomal protein L16 (located in the peptidyl transferase center and may be involved in peptidyl transferase activity; similar to bacterial L16); this translates as MARLRSGSCYRTIKRPFTRKSKYRAKSFVRGVPNSKIVKFELGNTKAKFSHSVHLVSNDSMQVRHNALESARLAVNRYLTKYVGKDNYHLIIRVFPHHVLRENKLLAGAGADRFQSGMKNPYGKPTGIAAQVRKGQEVITVRLNEQHVQKAREGLIRASKKMPITARCSVAQNNN